A single genomic interval of Oncorhynchus mykiss isolate Arlee chromosome 13, USDA_OmykA_1.1, whole genome shotgun sequence harbors:
- the LOC110486168 gene encoding homeobox protein Hox-B4a: MAMSSYLINSNYVDPKFPPCEEYSQNDYLPSHSPDYYSAQRREPAFQNESIYHQRSGCADPPYTTCQGSGQPAVVMSPRGHVLPPAGLSTPLPEPSHHCDSVTPSPPPACGQNPLNHSPSTASSRKDPVVYPWMKKVHVNIVNPNYTGVGEPKRSRTAYTRQQVLELEKEFHYNRYLTRRRRVEIAHTLVLSERQIKIWFQNRRMKWKKDHKLPNTKIRSNSNSNNTNSQSSGLALGSSQNRTSGPPPSL, encoded by the exons ATGGCCATGAGTTCCTATTTGATCAACTCCAACTATGTGGACCCCAAGTTTCCACCCTGCGAGGAATATTCACAGAATGACTACCTACCCAGTCACTCTCCGGACTACTACAGCGCCCAGAGGCGAGAGCCTGCGTTTCAGAATGAGTCGATCTACCACCAGCGGTCGGGCTGCGCCGACCCGCCTTACACGACGTGCCAGGGTTCGGGGCAGCCCGCGGTGGTGATGTCTCCACGGGGTCACGTCCTCCCCCCAGCCGGACTCTCAACCCCTCTCCCGGAGCCTAGCCACCATTGCGACTCCGTAACTCCAAGCCCTCCACCCGCGTGTGGACAGAATCCCCTCAACCATAGCCCTTCCACCGCCAGCTCTCGCAAAGATCCGGTGGTTTACCCCTGGATGAAAAAAGTCCACGTAAACATCG TGAATCCAAATTACACAGGGGTGGGTGAGCCCAAGCGCTCGCGGACAGCCTACACGCGACAGCAAGTCTTGGAGCTGGAGAAGGAGTTCCACTACAACCGCTATCTGACCCGGAGACGCAGAGTGGAGATCGCCCACACCCTGGTTCTGTCCGAGCGCCAGATCAAAATCTGGTTTCAGAACCGGCGGATGAAATGGAAGAAGGACCACAAGCTGCCCAACACCAAGATTCGCTCCAACAGTAACTCCAACAACACAAACTCGCAAAGCAGCGGGCTCGCGCTGGGGAGCTCTCAGAACCGAACCAGCGGGCCTCCACCGAGCCTATAG